Genomic DNA from Cygnus olor isolate bCygOlo1 chromosome 34, bCygOlo1.pri.v2, whole genome shotgun sequence:
CACAGACAAGAAGATGGACTCTGCTGCAATGTGGGGGGACTCCTGAAGGGAGAAGAGCTTCTGCAACAAGGCCCTGCATTCAGCTGCCCCAGGGAGCGGGGCCCTGGTGGAAAATGAAGCTGGTGTGCCAGTCTCAGGCAAACGTGCTGCACGCTTGCCATCCGTTGAGACAGCGGCCTCCGCTGGGACGTGTGTCAGGAGCCACCCTGCGGCTGGTGGGTCCAAAGGGGACATCTCTCCTGTGTGGCTGCAAGtggctccttcctcctttcccgCAGGGGTCTCACCTGGTAGAAGGCTTCTTCTCCAGATCTTGCTGCCTTGTGCCCGGCTCCCAGCTTGTCAGCATGGGGAGGGAaagcttcttcctcctctgcagcaggttGTCAGGATGGCACTCTGAAACTAGGAAAGGAGGAAGCTCTTCAGAGCAGCTGCGTGGGCACTGCCTTTTAAGCTGGTTCCAGTCAGCCAGCATGGGACAGGGACCACCCCCAGACAGCAGGGACCTGTTCCCTTACCTCTTCTGGTCCTGCTctctcctgcagcttcctcctgcGAGGTGGTGGAAACTTTGGCCTCTGGCCTTCTCCTCACAGTCAGATGAAACCTGGAAAACAAACGAAGACACGGCCTTGAAGAAGGCTGGCCTCCTACCCGTTGCAGCTTGCTGGCAGTAATCCTCCTGGTGTTGCACAAGGCATGGCATCCCTTTTCCGTCGTGTCCATGCATGGGGTTTGTTGTCCGTCTTCCCGCAGCACCTGAAAAGGTAGCCTAAATTCCCCTCCACATGCAGGCAACTCTCTCTGATGGGAATCGCGGCAGCACGGGCACAAGAAACACAACCACAATGCCCCTCCTCTCCAGGTGAAGACACTCGTAGCCGAAGCTCAGCATTAGTTAACCAGGAACCAGTCTCCTCGGGGCTTAGCCCTGACTGGATGCTGAGCGTGGAGACCCAACCGTACACGTTCcaaagcaggaggtgggaagCCTCCCGCTGGGTCAGCCAAGGGCTGCGGAGGAAATGCACTCACCTTGGGAACATCTGGATCCCACGAGCGGTGGTctctccactgaagtcagtcaGATGTGCCGGCCACATTCTCTGCAAAGAGACACAGACCTGCTGGAGGGTTTCTGAGGCAGTTTTCTCACGGCTCTCATTGACAGGAAGCAAACCTGTCTCCCAAGCCAAAAGAAAGCCTTCTCTCCAAAGCCCTCCTCCAAAGCCTCTTCCATGACCCTTTGTTCTGCTCGGGAGGAGCTGCATGGCAGAATATGGAGGCTGTACAGTAACACTGCCAGGCTTTTTGCAGGGGCAAGCGTCCAGAGGCTCAGAAGAAACTCTCTTTGCTCATGGAGAAAGCAGCTAAGGGGGCAAGCACGGGGAAAGGCATTTGACTGGCCTGCCGTGTCCGGGCTGGCCAACAGCGGTCGGATTGCTCACCCTTCGCTAGGATTCCCAAAGAAGTTAAGTAGCCCTCAAAACCTCACCAACTTACACTGTGGAGCAGTGCAACCAGGCCCGCAGTGCTCTCCAGACGTTTGACACAGTCCAGATAAAACTTCATGCAGAGGAAACCATCTTCGCATGTCAAAACACCAATGTCCCTGAAGCCAAAGGGGACGTGCTCCTTGCTCCTCAGGAGGAAGCAGTACAAGAGGATGGTCTCTTGCACACAGTTCTTCACCACGTGCAGTGGGAAGGAGGTGGCTCGCGATAGCTGCACGTAGTTGAGCGGCTCAATCTTGACGCCATCTGCAAGGAGAAGCAACATCCTCAGTGACACGGCAAGCCCAAGTTGCTTGCAACATTCAGAACAAGTTCCCAGAGAAAGGGTCGCTAAGAGGAACTGCTCCTGGGGCACGGTTTCTTTTGGGGGAACTCAAGCTGTACCCTGACCGTTGGAGACAATCCTCTACTTCTCCCAGGCCTTTCCAAAGAGCAGGGAGAACAAACCGTTCCGGACAGGGGGCAGGAAgaggggggctgctgccttctcACCAGGGAGGATCTCGGTGGGACAGTAGATCTCCTCCAGCCACAACTCATCGATGTCCAGCTGGAAGAAAGGTCTTCGAACCAAGAGCAGCTCTTGTTTGCCATGGAATTGCTCTTGGACAACAGCAAAGGTCCCGAGTCCTGCAACCTGAACGCCctgcacacagaaaagacagaaaggctGACGAGGGAGTTCTTGAGAGACGGGAAAAGGGATGACTGTCAGAGCAGGGGGACACTGCTCTGTGCCCTGCCCACTCCTGAGGGACAATGGGGCAAGGTGGGGCACTTTGGAAAGCTTTGCAAAAGAGCCGCATCCTCTGTTTCTTTCGTCACCCCCCTCACAGGATTTGCCAACATCCCTTGGCTAGAGAAGCGCCCGGGGGTTTCCAGCACACAGATTAGGCCTGGGACTGATTCCCAGCAATTGTCCTAGGCACGGACCCAGGATATTCCCCCATCTCTCTGCTCGCCCTCTCCACTCAGACCGCAGGGAAGAGTGAAGCCCTAGGGGGTGCCAAACACCTGAGAGGCAGAGCACATCTGGCCTtggtttctctcccagctggCCAAGAAGCTGCTCCGGGCACCCTGGGCAGTCTCAGTGCACTGCCATGGTGCTCGGGCAGGGATTGCTCTGCAGGGCCCAGGACACCAGCCCACCTTATCCTGCTTCAGCTCTTCCAGAATGTACTCGGATACAGCATCCCAGATAGCCTCAGTCTCTGGAAAGCAAGGAGAAGACAGGTCAGGCTCCAGGCCAGCCAGCTCACAACCTCTTGGCAAGCACCTCACCCAGCCGATGACACATGCAGGCATACACAAGCACCCCAGAAAAACACCGTGCAGGCATTCCTGGGACATTCCTGAGAggcctgggggagctgcaggccacacCAGTCTCTGGGACACCGAGTTCTTTCCTCCCAGAGCCAGATCCCAAAGTGGCACCAGCTCCCAGGGAAACCTGGCCCTGGACTGCCCCCATCAGGAGAAGTCTGAGCCATGCCCAGAGGAGCCCTAGGCCTCAGGACAGCCCTGGCATCAGGACCCGGGAGTCTTGGCTGCCACATTGTCCCCTGAGCCCAGCGGGACCCTCAGGCAGGGCTCTcgcagcagccaccagctctgTCCAGCACCACCAGTACCCCCCAGCCCAGGACCTGCAGCTTTGGACAGCTCACAGCCCCTGGGCTGCCCCTTGGGAAGGGGCTCCTGACACCCTCACCTTtgggggagagctgcaggagcactggGAACGCAGAAGTCAGGTCAGAGGTGATGGTCACCCTCCAGCAGTCCTCCATCTCGCTTGCTGCTGGCCCTCAGCTCAGGACAAGGGATGCCCGCCCTGGCTCCTCAAccacagctcctctgcaagGTGCCCCTGCTCCTCCGCCCGTCAGCGAGGGTCGCCCAGTGCaaccttgctgcctgctgcccccactCCTGGCCACAGAAGGACAGCGGTGGGGAGCACCCAAGCAGCGCCCAGCAGGGACCAGGCCTTGCAGGGAAGTGCCGGCACTGCCGCTGCTCCAGTGAAGATATCCTGGTGATGCAGTGCCTCCCCCTGTGACATCAGCACGTGTCATTTGAAGGCTTATGAGGTCAGCAGCATGGAGACGGCACAGCTCGGGAGAGAGACGAGAGATTTCCCTTCTTGTCCTGAGAAACCGTCACCTCCCTTCTGCCCAGTTCTTTAGCAGCATTTCCTGACAAATCCACCAGGAACATCTCCACATGGTGACAAAGGCCATTGGATATAGGAAGTGGAGCACTGGAGAAGTCACCACTGTGTTCCTGCACCAACACGCCTGTGCTCTTGGGAGCCCTCCAAGGAGCGTTGAGTTTGAGGCTTGTCCTGGGGCTGGGATTTTCTCAAAAGATGGGAGCGAAGGCGTCTGGGATGCAGCAGCCCCTCAGTGTGCCTTAAGTCCTCTTCACTGCAGTTCACTCAGTTGGAGAAGTAGGATGTGTTATATGGAGGGAATTGCAGCACATGCCGGGATCCTCCTTCTGGGACAGCCCACGGGGCTCTGTACTTTGAGATGGCCTCAGCACCATCCCCTGGTCTGCCATGCAGGAGGCAGAGATGGTACACGAGGGAATGGCAAACGTACCCTCGACACATCATCGTGAGGGAGAGGAGTAGGGCAGCACTACAGATGGAGAGGA
This window encodes:
- the LOC121062718 gene encoding coiled-coil domain-containing protein 81-like, whose translation is MEDCWRVTITSDLTSAFPVLLQLSPKETEAIWDAVSEYILEELKQDKVGWCPGPCRAIPARAPWQCTETAQGARSSFLASWERNQGQMCSASQGVQVAGLGTFAVVQEQFHGKQELLLVRRPFFQLDIDELWLEEIYCPTEILPDGVKIEPLNYVQLSRATSFPLHVVKNCVQETILLYCFLLRSKEHVPFGFRDIGVLTCEDGFLCMKFYLDCVKRLESTAGLVALLHSLLSP